In one Bacteroidota bacterium genomic region, the following are encoded:
- a CDS encoding sigma-70 family RNA polymerase sigma factor — MTEADLIFHCKEKNTLAQRILFDRYYQQCFHLAFRYLGNHHDVEDILSLAFTRIFKKIVSFENRGEGSLNKWINTIVINESLRFVEKKRIVFYPDEIEHYMDENLDDYFDSSIDCEKLYAQINELPIAQKLVFNLFVLDEYSHQEIADKLKIPVNTSKSHLHRAKTQLRNKLVKVDDYEKE, encoded by the coding sequence TTGACTGAAGCTGACCTGATATTTCATTGTAAAGAAAAGAATACACTTGCACAGCGAATTCTATTTGATAGATACTATCAACAATGTTTTCATTTAGCTTTTAGGTATCTTGGAAATCACCATGATGTTGAAGATATACTGAGTCTGGCATTCACAAGAATATTTAAGAAAATAGTTTCCTTTGAAAACAGGGGTGAAGGAAGTTTAAATAAATGGATAAATACTATTGTCATAAATGAATCGCTCAGGTTTGTTGAGAAGAAAAGAATAGTTTTCTATCCAGATGAGATTGAGCATTATATGGATGAAAATTTGGATGATTATTTTGATTCATCTATTGACTGTGAAAAATTATATGCACAAATTAACGAGTTGCCAATAGCACAAAAACTAGTATTCAATCTATTTGTACTTGACGAATATTCACATCAGGAAATAGCTGATAAACTGAAAATTCCAGTTAATACATCAAAATCTCATTTGCATAGAGCTAAAACTCAACTCAGGAACAAATTGGTTAAAGTAGATGATTATGAAAAAGAATAA
- a CDS encoding T9SS type A sorting domain-containing protein, whose product MQKLILVFICSLLSLYGIAQHDSCLQADFRFEGNVDDYSLKGVQAVNYGADAVEGYLGDANSAFHFNGQDEYIVLDNAFDYPNRSVSFWVYVEDKMETTIIFNNDNPSLLYGKNIINVNHDGTQYNIKYNVGKDGNQFNQAISLETWYFIAFTVDVNYVKYYFNGQEVYSGNMLYGTGSVDGDTNTRVGCGRKYDKFFKGSIDNFKVFGCSLTSAEVNHIYTSIKEQYVVQDQLNVYPNPVQDAFTIDFSASLQNQLSFELYNSLGQQVRNEALGMGNAKIYRKAEPNGVYFYKVFDSEQELIGSGKLIFK is encoded by the coding sequence ATGCAAAAACTAATACTTGTCTTTATTTGCTCACTATTATCATTGTATGGAATTGCACAACATGATAGCTGTTTGCAAGCTGATTTCCGATTTGAAGGAAATGTTGATGATTATTCACTAAAAGGGGTTCAGGCTGTTAATTATGGTGCTGATGCTGTGGAAGGATATCTTGGGGATGCTAATTCTGCTTTTCATTTCAATGGGCAGGATGAATATATTGTACTCGATAATGCTTTTGATTATCCTAACAGATCAGTTAGTTTTTGGGTTTATGTTGAGGATAAAATGGAAACAACCATCATTTTTAATAATGATAATCCAAGTCTGCTTTATGGCAAAAATATTATCAATGTAAACCACGATGGTACTCAATACAACATCAAATACAATGTTGGTAAGGATGGCAATCAATTTAATCAAGCAATTTCTCTTGAAACATGGTATTTTATTGCTTTTACTGTAGATGTGAATTATGTTAAGTACTATTTTAATGGACAAGAGGTATATTCAGGAAATATGCTTTACGGAACGGGAAGTGTGGATGGTGATACCAATACCCGTGTTGGATGTGGTAGAAAGTATGATAAGTTTTTCAAAGGTTCAATAGATAATTTTAAAGTGTTTGGATGTAGCTTAACATCAGCTGAAGTTAACCATATTTATACTTCAATCAAAGAACAATATGTCGTTCAGGATCAGTTAAATGTATATCCAAATCCCGTGCAAGATGCTTTTACTATTGACTTTTCTGCTTCGCTTCAAAATCAATTAAGTTTTGAACTCTATAATTCATTAGGTCAGCAAGTTAGGAATGAAGCACTGGGTATGGGAAATGCAAAAATTTATAGAAAGGCCGAACCAAATGGTGTTTATTTTTATAAAGTATTTGACTCTGAACAGGAATTGATTGGCTCAGGAAAGTTGATTTTCAAATAA
- a CDS encoding LamG domain-containing protein, with protein sequence MRIITYILSFSLLATIGFSQNAGTALDFDGSNDYVDCDTSSSFRPAQLTIEAWIYADTWRSNNWQGTILSTDSWSGTGGQRGWDLRTGDNGRLTLLAANGSTGAWVECMSAQLMSTGKWYHVAGTYDGSNQKVYINGVLVKTIANTGGIRYSTMEKMIIGDCTGQLGNRVFDGKIDEVRLWNVALDTTTMRKWMNKPISSAHPSSSNLVSYYKMNAGTGTTAYDSSGNSFDATLTNFAASPWQSSYVPMASTPSNFLHDLNAVWPVWSTASSSVFEVSDNMSGNTYVVFGHNGNSLSYNITNKPSYIQKRLGRIWRLEKEGSLSGSIKLDYANLDTNGFYTFKLLVSSDTNFSNASVISGNKIGNHQIVYNNISFQDSFYYCFGAYDYQGPTVETNLIEEVKAYSAKIRGKVLDDGGLQTNRGICWSTNVNPDIADSKTANGTGNGLYTANLSNLTANTTYHVRAYAYNTKDTVYGSDSTFTTPTPYAPTVTTDGTLSLFTDSALVAGTVVSDGDVNVTERGICWSSSANPKANLSTKVIKGSGEGYFTAMISGLTPNSQYHYRAYAINAVDTSYGADSSFTTLPISVPDVFTGGLSAITGYTATVSGGCTFDGRRAVSQKGIVWGTSANPTIALTTKTTEGGGIGNFASSLTNLQANTTYYARAYATNSVGTAYGADSVILTATHPEVQIDQISAITYYTATVKINVTSDGRMPITSRGICLGLSSNPDLSASAVIKAGATGVVNCNLVNLFPNTIYHTRAFAINDVDTSYSADSIFTTVATVASVVTTKKVVNVLATSALCGGIVISDGGTPVTERGLCWSTSANPTIVTGVKLTLGSGTGTFNGTMINLAKGTLYHVRAYAINNIDTSYGGDSSFTTLGAPTVVTDAISNIGAGTAQCGGTVTDDGGAAVIRRGVCWSNVPNPTANLSTKTTDGYGLGHYNSALSGLSANTTYYVKAYAINSMDTAYGQEINFLTPSAPEVITSGIELISGYTAKVNGEVVSGTNVTERGVVWSKYPNPSTGLTTKNIEGSGLGTFGSLITGLLANTTYHVRAYAINTVGIAYGGDSTFTTADKPSITTASISNIMSSSADCGGNVTDDGRMPVLLRGICWSSNPNPTVALSTKTNDGAGLGTFASSITGLQANTIYYVRAYAINDVDTAYGNERSFEITPPTAVTGAPTNSTIDGVELSGIVNAKGVLTNVYFEYGLTTAYGRNSAGIPNNITTSVDENISTTLSALTSNREYHYRLVAKCDHGEAYGADSTFYTLNNAISENPNDDLKIWSENGKIHIISKTSEALTLTIYNAIGKELVKDFVKGEYSYTVQEPQAIYFVRIQSSNLLVNNKLFVQ encoded by the coding sequence ATGAGAATAATTACATACATACTTTCATTTTCCTTATTAGCAACAATTGGTTTTTCTCAAAATGCAGGAACAGCTCTTGATTTTGATGGATCAAACGATTATGTAGATTGCGATACGAGTAGTTCATTTCGTCCTGCTCAATTAACTATTGAAGCCTGGATTTATGCAGATACATGGCGTTCAAATAATTGGCAAGGGACCATTTTAAGTACTGATTCGTGGTCAGGAACTGGTGGTCAACGAGGTTGGGATTTACGAACAGGAGACAATGGGAGACTTACACTTTTAGCAGCAAATGGCAGCACTGGAGCATGGGTAGAATGTATGTCCGCTCAATTAATGAGTACAGGAAAGTGGTATCATGTTGCAGGAACATATGATGGATCAAACCAAAAAGTATATATAAATGGTGTTTTAGTAAAAACAATAGCCAATACAGGCGGAATTCGTTACTCTACAATGGAGAAAATGATTATTGGAGATTGCACGGGGCAATTGGGAAATAGAGTTTTTGATGGTAAAATCGATGAAGTTCGATTATGGAATGTTGCATTGGATACCACCACAATGAGAAAATGGATGAATAAACCAATTAGCTCAGCTCATCCAAGTAGCTCTAATTTAGTAAGTTATTACAAAATGAATGCGGGAACAGGAACTACCGCTTATGATTCAAGTGGAAATAGTTTTGACGCTACTTTAACAAATTTTGCAGCTTCTCCATGGCAAAGCTCCTATGTTCCAATGGCGTCTACACCTTCCAATTTTTTACACGATTTGAATGCAGTCTGGCCAGTATGGTCAACAGCATCTTCCTCCGTTTTTGAAGTAAGTGATAATATGTCAGGAAACACCTACGTTGTTTTTGGACACAATGGAAACAGTTTGAGTTACAACATCACTAATAAACCCAGTTATATCCAAAAAAGGCTGGGTCGGATTTGGAGATTGGAAAAAGAGGGATCGCTAAGCGGATCGATTAAACTTGACTACGCTAATTTAGATACAAATGGATTTTATACTTTCAAATTATTAGTGTCATCTGATACGAATTTTAGCAATGCATCGGTCATTTCTGGTAACAAAATTGGAAATCATCAAATTGTATATAACAATATTTCATTTCAGGATTCTTTTTATTATTGTTTTGGAGCTTACGATTATCAGGGGCCAACAGTTGAAACAAACTTAATTGAAGAGGTGAAAGCTTATTCAGCTAAAATAAGAGGAAAAGTGCTTGATGATGGTGGCCTTCAAACCAATCGTGGAATTTGTTGGTCAACGAATGTTAATCCTGATATTGCTGACAGCAAAACCGCAAATGGAACCGGGAACGGATTGTATACAGCTAATCTTAGCAATCTAACTGCAAATACGACCTATCATGTGCGTGCTTATGCCTATAATACCAAAGATACTGTTTATGGTTCAGATAGTACGTTCACCACTCCAACACCATATGCACCTACAGTAACAACTGATGGAACGCTTAGTTTATTTACAGATTCAGCTTTGGTGGCAGGTACAGTGGTTTCTGATGGAGATGTTAATGTTACGGAAAGGGGTATTTGTTGGAGTAGCTCTGCGAATCCAAAAGCCAATTTAAGTACTAAAGTAATTAAGGGAAGTGGAGAAGGTTATTTTACAGCTATGATAAGTGGACTCACACCGAATAGTCAATACCATTACAGAGCCTATGCAATCAATGCAGTTGATACGTCTTATGGGGCAGATAGTAGTTTCACTACTTTGCCTATTTCAGTTCCTGATGTATTTACAGGAGGATTATCAGCTATTACCGGATATACTGCAACAGTTAGTGGAGGATGTACTTTTGATGGTAGACGTGCAGTAAGTCAAAAAGGAATTGTTTGGGGAACTTCTGCAAATCCCACTATAGCGTTAACTACTAAAACAACTGAAGGTGGTGGAATTGGTAATTTTGCGAGTTCACTCACAAATTTACAAGCAAATACAACCTATTATGCACGTGCATATGCAACTAATTCTGTTGGTACAGCCTATGGAGCCGATAGTGTTATTCTTACGGCTACACATCCCGAAGTTCAAATTGATCAAATAAGTGCAATCACCTATTATACAGCAACAGTAAAAATTAATGTAACCAGCGATGGAAGAATGCCCATTACATCAAGAGGGATTTGTTTAGGATTGAGTTCAAATCCTGATTTAAGTGCTTCAGCCGTGATTAAAGCAGGGGCAACTGGTGTCGTTAATTGCAATTTAGTAAACTTGTTTCCAAACACGATTTACCACACACGGGCTTTTGCCATTAATGATGTGGATACTTCATATAGTGCGGATAGTATTTTCACAACAGTCGCTACTGTTGCCTCAGTTGTGACCACTAAAAAAGTGGTTAATGTGCTTGCTACTTCTGCATTATGTGGTGGAATAGTTATTTCTGATGGTGGAACTCCTGTAACTGAACGAGGTTTATGTTGGAGTACATCCGCTAATCCAACAATTGTAACTGGTGTAAAATTGACCTTGGGATCAGGTACAGGTACTTTTAACGGAACCATGATTAATCTTGCCAAAGGAACTCTTTATCATGTTCGTGCTTATGCGATAAACAACATTGACACATCTTATGGTGGAGATAGTAGCTTTACTACCTTGGGAGCTCCTACTGTAGTTACCGATGCAATAAGCAATATAGGGGCAGGAACAGCTCAATGCGGAGGCACCGTAACGGATGATGGTGGAGCAGCAGTAATCAGAAGGGGTGTTTGTTGGAGTAATGTTCCGAATCCAACGGCCAATTTATCGACTAAAACTACTGATGGATACGGTTTAGGACACTATAACAGTGCTTTAAGTGGCCTTTCTGCTAATACTACTTATTATGTAAAAGCATATGCTATCAATTCAATGGACACTGCTTATGGACAAGAAATTAATTTTCTGACACCCAGTGCTCCTGAAGTTATTACCAGCGGAATTGAATTAATAAGCGGTTATACTGCAAAAGTAAATGGTGAGGTAGTTTCCGGAACGAATGTTACTGAAAGGGGGGTTGTTTGGAGTAAATATCCAAACCCATCAACAGGCTTAACGACCAAAAATATTGAAGGAAGCGGATTAGGAACATTTGGTAGTCTGATCACAGGCCTATTGGCCAATACCACCTATCATGTCAGAGCCTATGCCATCAATACTGTAGGAATAGCTTATGGAGGCGACAGCACATTTACAACAGCCGATAAACCAAGTATAACCACTGCCAGTATAAGCAACATCATGTCTTCTTCTGCAGATTGTGGAGGAAATGTAACTGATGATGGAAGAATGCCAGTACTATTGAGAGGTATTTGCTGGAGTTCAAACCCAAACCCAACAGTTGCCTTATCAACAAAAACGAATGATGGAGCCGGATTGGGAACCTTTGCATCCAGCATAACAGGCTTGCAAGCCAATACAATTTATTACGTACGAGCTTATGCTATTAATGATGTAGATACAGCATACGGTAATGAAAGAAGTTTTGAAATTACACCACCAACGGCTGTTACTGGAGCCCCAACCAATTCGACCATCGATGGTGTTGAGTTATCGGGAATTGTGAATGCCAAAGGAGTTTTAACCAATGTTTATTTTGAATATGGATTAACAACAGCTTATGGAAGAAATTCTGCTGGCATACCCAATAATATAACCACCAGTGTTGATGAAAATATTAGCACAACACTTAGCGCTTTAACCAGCAATAGGGAGTATCATTATCGACTAGTTGCTAAATGTGATCATGGCGAAGCTTATGGTGCAGATTCTACCTTTTATACTTTAAATAATGCAATTAGTGAAAACCCAAATGACGATCTCAAAATTTGGTCTGAGAATGGCAAAATTCACATCATTTCAAAAACAAGTGAAGCGCTAACTTTAACCATTTATAATGCAATTGGTAAGGAATTAGTTAAAGATTTTGTTAAAGGTGAATATTCTTACACGGTTCAGGAACCACAAGCTATTTACTTTGTGCGGATACAGTCAAGCAATTTACTGGTCAATAATAAACTATTTGTTCAATAA
- the mutY gene encoding A/G-specific adenine glycosylase codes for MERKLQQDIMNWYKENARELPWRKTKDPYVIWLSEIIMQQTRIEQGTPYFNKFVSSFPTVFGLAKASEDQVLKHWQGLGYYSRARNMHHAAKTIVEKWNGHFPSNYDDLISLKGIGDYTASALLSFCHHQPYAVLDGNVFRLLSRLFGIEEPINSTIGKKIFKKKANEFLDQSNPGDFNQALMDFGAMVCKPNNPACTSCPLQFDCVAKREQSQASLPTKLKAKDLKKRYLHYFVFKQNGSLFIKKRNTKGIWFKLYELPLLEKMDEGKLSLIEVRKNFSCDLEKLKLISSVKHLLSHQELYISFYEIDRGECMVEEAYLEIAVSEIQAYPFPKPIIEFLDFYY; via the coding sequence ATGGAAAGAAAGCTTCAACAAGACATAATGAATTGGTATAAGGAAAATGCCAGAGAACTGCCTTGGAGAAAAACAAAGGATCCTTATGTGATTTGGCTTTCGGAAATTATCATGCAACAAACTCGAATAGAACAAGGAACTCCTTATTTCAATAAGTTTGTTTCTAGTTTCCCAACAGTATTTGGTTTGGCCAAAGCCTCTGAAGATCAAGTTTTGAAACACTGGCAGGGCTTGGGCTATTATTCAAGAGCCAGAAACATGCATCATGCTGCAAAAACCATAGTTGAAAAGTGGAATGGTCATTTTCCTTCAAATTACGATGATTTAATATCGCTGAAAGGAATTGGAGATTATACAGCTAGTGCACTCCTTTCTTTTTGTCATCATCAGCCCTATGCGGTTTTGGATGGGAATGTTTTCCGGTTATTATCCCGATTATTTGGTATTGAAGAGCCGATCAACAGTACAATAGGAAAAAAAATATTCAAGAAAAAAGCAAATGAATTTCTTGATCAATCAAATCCTGGAGATTTCAATCAGGCACTAATGGATTTTGGGGCTATGGTTTGTAAGCCAAACAATCCTGCATGCACATCTTGCCCGTTACAATTTGATTGTGTGGCAAAGAGAGAGCAAAGTCAGGCGAGTCTACCCACGAAATTGAAGGCAAAAGATCTGAAAAAGCGCTATTTGCACTACTTTGTCTTCAAGCAAAATGGTTCTTTATTTATAAAAAAAAGAAACACAAAAGGAATTTGGTTTAAACTGTATGAACTTCCTTTACTCGAAAAAATGGATGAAGGGAAGCTGTCTTTGATTGAAGTAAGGAAAAATTTCTCTTGTGATTTAGAAAAACTCAAACTCATTTCATCAGTCAAGCACCTGTTATCTCATCAGGAATTATACATTTCATTTTATGAGATCGATAGGGGAGAATGCATGGTGGAAGAAGCTTATTTGGAAATAGCCGTTTCCGAAATACAAGCTTATCCTTTTCCAAAACCTATCATAGAATTCCTTGACTTTTATTACTAA